The Peromyscus eremicus chromosome 8b, PerEre_H2_v1, whole genome shotgun sequence genome contains a region encoding:
- the LOC131918322 gene encoding solute carrier family 22 member 1 — protein sequence MPTVDDVLEQVGEFGWFQKQAFLLLCLISASLAPIYVGIIFLAFTPDHYCQSPGVAELSQRCGWSLAEEMNYTVPGLGSADEASFLSQCMQYEVDWNQSNFDCADPLSSLTANRSHLPLSPCQHGWVYDTPGSSIVTEFNLVCGDSWKVDLFQSCVNLGFFLGSLVVGYIADRFGRKLCLLGTTLVTSLSGVLTAVAPDYTSMLLFRLLQGMVSKGSWVSGYTLITEFVGSDYRRTTAILYQMAFTVGLVGLAGVAYAIPHWRWLQLAVSLPTFLFLLYYWCVPESPRWLLSQKRTTQAVRVMEQIAQKNGKLPPADLKMLCAEEDISEKQSPSFADLFRTPNLRKHTLILMYLWFSCAVLYQGLIMHVGATGGNLYLDFFYSSLVEFPAAFIILATIDRIGRIYPTAVSNLVAGAACLVMIFIPQELHWLNVTLACLGRMGATIVLQMVCLVNAELYPTFVRNLAMMVCSALCDLGGIFTPFMVFRLMEVWQALPLILFGVLGLTAGVMTFLLPETKGVALPETVEEAENLRRRKSKAKENTIYLQVQTGKSPGP from the exons ATGCCCACCGTGGACGATGTCCTGGAGCAGGTCGGAGAGTTTGGCTGGTTCCAGAAGCAAGCCTTCCTGTTGCTGTGCctcatctctgcttccttagCTCCCATCTATGTGGGCATCATCTTCCTGGCCTTCACTCCTGATCATTATTGCCAGAGTCCTGGGGTGGCCGAGCTGAGCCAGCGATGTGGCTGGAGCCTAGCAGAGGAGATGAACTACACCGTGCCGGGCCTGGGGTCTGCGGACGAGGCCTCCTTCCTCAGCCAGTGCATGCAGTATGAGGTGGACTGGAACCAGAGCAACTTTGACTGTGCGGACCCACTGTCCAGCCTGACTGCCAACAGGAGCCACTTGCCACTGAGCCCCTGCCAGCACGGCTGGGTGTACGACACTCCCGGCTCCTCCATCGTCACTGAG TTTAACCTGGTGTGTGGAGACTCCTGGAAGGTTGACCTTTTTCAATCCTGTGTGAACCTGGGCTTCTTCCTCGGCTCCCTGGTTGTGGGTTACATCGCGGACAG GTTTGGCCGTAAGCTGTGCCTCCTGGGAACCACTCTGGTCACCTCCCTGTCAGGCGTGCTGACGGCTGTGGCCCCAGACTATACGTCCATGCTGCTCTTTCGCCTGCTGCAGGGCATGGTCAGCAAGGGCAGCTGGGTGTCCGGCTACACCCTGA TCACGGAGTTTGTCGGTTCCGACTACAGAAGAACAACGGCGATCCTGTACCAGATGGCCTTCACGGTGGGGCTAGTGGGGCTTGCCGGCGTGGCCTACGCCATCCCGCATTGGCGCTGGCTCCAGCTGGCGGTCTCCCTGCCCACCTTCCTCTTCTTGCTGTATTACTG GTGTGTGCCAGAGTCCCCTCGATGGCTGTTATCCCAGAAGAGAACCACCCAAGCAGTAAGGGTTATGGAACAAATTGCTCAGAAGAACGGGAAGCTGCCCCCGGCCGACCTGAAG ATGCTCTGTGCAGAGGAAGACATCTCAGAAAAGCAGAGTCCTTCATTCGCAGACCTGTTTCGCACTCCCAACCTGAGGAAGCACACCCTTATCCTCATGTATCTATG GTTCTCGTGTGCGGTGTTGTACCAGGGCCTCATCATGCATGTGGGGGCCACAGGTGGGAACCTCTACCTAGACTTCTTTTACTCTTCCCTGGTGGAATTCCCTGCGGCCTTCATCATCCTCGCCACCATTGACCGCATTGGCCGCATCTACCCAACGGCCGTGTCAAATCTGGTGGCAGGGGCAGCCTGCCTCGTCATGATTTTTATCCCACAAG AGCTGCACTGGTTGAATGTCACCCTTGCTTGTCTGGGCCGTATGGGAGCCACCATCGTATTGCAGATGGTCTGCCTGGTGAATGCTGAGCTGTACCCTACCTTTGTCAG GAATCTTGCGATGATGGTGTGCTCTGCCCTGTGTGACCTGGGTGGGATCTTCACCCCCTTCATGGTGTTTAGGCTGATGGAAGTTTGGCAAGCCTTGCCCCTCATTCTGTTCG GGGTTTTGGGCCTGACTGCTGGGGTCATGACATTCCTTCTTCCAGAGACCAAGGGTGTGGCTTTGCCTGAGACTGTTGAAGAAGCAGAGAACCTACGGAGGAG GAAATCAAAGGCCAAAGAGAACACGATTTATCTTCAGGTCCAAACAGGCAAATCCCCAGGTCCCTGA